The following proteins are encoded in a genomic region of Bacillus sp. FJAT-22090:
- a CDS encoding competence protein ComK — translation MKKCFLIDKNTLMLKSVFTGVYKSKIIKTYGVYYSPLSVQQLLANACIPYASTLEGRIQAIKKMMNYFVKTPLLIDPNGIAAFPTISYKNLECVWIFNHHFEVESLGKGKSKVTFSNGEAYIVHVSKNVLLKQKQRLHATIDTYRTIHRD, via the coding sequence TTGAAGAAATGTTTTTTAATTGATAAAAACACTTTAATGCTTAAATCAGTGTTTACTGGAGTTTACAAATCTAAAATCATTAAGACGTATGGAGTCTATTATTCACCATTGTCCGTTCAACAACTATTGGCAAATGCTTGTATTCCCTATGCATCTACTTTAGAAGGGCGAATTCAAGCGATTAAAAAGATGATGAATTATTTTGTGAAGACACCTCTTCTCATTGATCCGAATGGGATAGCTGCTTTCCCAACGATTTCCTATAAAAACCTGGAGTGTGTTTGGATCTTTAATCATCATTTTGAAGTTGAATCTCTTGGAAAAGGGAAATCTAAAGTGACCTTTAGTAATGGCGAAGCTTATATCGTTCATGTATCTAAAAATGTATTATTAAAACAAAAGCAGAGGCTTCACGCCACGATCGACACCTACCGCACGATCCATCGTGATTAA
- a CDS encoding metal-dependent hydrolase: MTGNTHIVGGIAASLAFAQVSHYDPVILLGAGVVGALIPDICHGGSTIGRKLPIVSKVINTIFGHRSFTHSLLFLFLIGVLLTTFMKNESVTAGILVGMVSHYILDMATKNGIKLLFPLKVTIRFPLTTRTGGSVEYVVFAALSLLSVYFGYEAFVNNY; this comes from the coding sequence ATGACAGGAAACACACACATCGTAGGCGGTATTGCAGCAAGTCTTGCTTTTGCACAAGTCTCCCATTATGATCCGGTGATTTTACTGGGAGCGGGTGTCGTAGGGGCATTGATTCCAGATATTTGCCATGGGGGTAGCACCATCGGTCGGAAGCTTCCGATCGTTTCAAAGGTTATCAATACAATCTTTGGGCATCGGTCTTTTACGCATAGTTTGTTATTTTTATTTCTAATAGGGGTTTTATTAACAACATTCATGAAAAACGAGTCGGTGACAGCAGGGATATTAGTTGGGATGGTTAGTCATTATATTTTGGATATGGCAACTAAAAATGGGATCAAACTATTGTTTCCTTTGAAGGTAACAATTCGTTTTCCTCTCACAACGAGAACTGGTGGATCAGTAGAATATGTAGTATTTGCTGCGTTATCTCTACTATCTGTCTATTTTGGTTATGAAGCGTTTGTAAATAACTATTAA
- a CDS encoding sigma-70 family RNA polymerase sigma factor → MNSFEKILTQYEPMISSCIRKLNIYKNHDLYKQAGRIALWKAWIKFDEAKGEFAPYAYRCIYGTILDELKKEKHVEETINPMEDEKLSFLLEHVLERSIQNEDLNLALEQLTTNERALILWIFVEGISLQQAATRAGITIPGIKKRRERMLRKLREMMQNKK, encoded by the coding sequence GTGAACTCGTTCGAAAAAATATTAACACAATATGAGCCCATGATTTCATCTTGCATCCGAAAATTAAACATTTACAAAAATCATGATTTATACAAACAAGCAGGCAGAATCGCCTTATGGAAAGCATGGATAAAATTTGATGAAGCTAAAGGAGAATTTGCACCTTATGCATACCGCTGCATTTATGGGACCATCCTGGACGAATTAAAGAAAGAAAAACATGTAGAGGAAACAATTAATCCCATGGAAGATGAAAAACTTTCCTTTCTCTTAGAACATGTATTAGAAAGAAGTATCCAAAATGAGGATCTAAATCTTGCACTTGAACAGCTAACAACAAACGAACGCGCATTAATTCTTTGGATCTTCGTCGAAGGTATCTCCCTCCAACAAGCAGCAACAAGAGCTGGAATAACCATTCCTGGAATTAAAAAAAGACGTGAACGGATGCTGAGAAAATTAAGAGAAATGATGCAGAACAAGAAATAA
- a CDS encoding bifunctional metallophosphatase/5'-nucleotidase: MKKNTIKKSVIATVLATTLLASTNVGYANTTLEELVNQARTDLKVAKNNNGGSNNGGNNNGGSNNGGNNNGGSNNGGNNNGGSNNGGNNNGGGNNGGGKNTTFELSLMHTNDTHAKVETATKRITAIKEFRKQKPNALLIDAGDVFSGTLYFNEYKGQADLEFMNLAGYDLMTFGNHEFDLGSTPEGHQALAEFIKGAKFSFVSANADFSADDKFRGLFSDLISSKPKDGEIYNGIVKEINGQKVGFFGLTTAETKGLSSPGKVTFSNYMEEAEKAVKAFEKMGVNKIVAVTHIGYDDNPEVDNDLALAAHVDGIDVIIGGHSHTKLDAPVIIDKDEKGVAKDKTIIVQASSQGDYLGTLNIEFDKKGKIVGQDGKLIEVGKLAEDPEAKTILGKYKPRVDEIAKTEIGVSTDVVLENPRTNGDNTKPSVRKNETILGNLIADGMLAKAKSINPKVIMAFQNGGGIRSEIGVGPITVGEVITVLPFGNTLSTMEITGAELKQAFETSFGVYPLENGGFLHVAGAKVEFDSSKPKGERVVSISYEKGKGEYVEIQDNETYTVATNYFTAQGGDNYTVFKKLYDAGKVNDLGLSDWENFRDHLKSLEKIPTKIEGRIVDVKDRVKEPIAAEDFSGTVETPKVYEGDVTVIVTDAEKLENAVIKGNLILIGTPKETLSISNVKVTGNVDLSGIEGINFDLEGLTVDGEMIL, from the coding sequence ATGAAAAAAAATACGATTAAAAAGTCTGTAATCGCCACAGTTCTTGCTACAACTCTATTAGCTTCTACAAACGTTGGCTATGCAAATACCACGTTAGAAGAATTGGTGAACCAGGCAAGAACAGACTTGAAAGTTGCTAAAAACAATAATGGTGGAAGTAACAATGGTGGAAATAACAATGGCGGTAGTAATAACGGTGGCAACAACAATGGTGGGAGTAATAACGGTGGCAACAACAATGGTGGGAGTAATAACGGTGGGAATAACAATGGTGGAGGAAATAATGGCGGTGGTAAAAATACCACATTTGAACTGTCATTGATGCATACGAACGATACCCACGCAAAAGTGGAAACTGCTACTAAACGAATTACAGCTATAAAAGAATTTCGTAAGCAAAAACCGAATGCCCTTCTTATAGATGCAGGAGATGTTTTCTCCGGAACACTTTATTTTAACGAGTATAAGGGTCAAGCAGATTTAGAGTTTATGAATCTCGCAGGCTATGACTTGATGACATTTGGTAACCATGAGTTCGATCTTGGCTCTACTCCAGAAGGACATCAAGCATTAGCAGAATTCATTAAAGGAGCTAAGTTCTCATTTGTTAGTGCAAATGCAGATTTTTCAGCAGATGATAAATTTCGAGGATTATTCAGTGATTTGATCTCAAGTAAGCCAAAAGATGGGGAAATTTATAATGGTATTGTGAAAGAAATTAATGGGCAAAAAGTTGGTTTCTTCGGGTTAACCACTGCTGAAACAAAAGGTCTTTCAAGTCCAGGAAAAGTAACTTTTTCAAACTATATGGAAGAAGCAGAAAAAGCAGTTAAAGCATTTGAAAAAATGGGAGTGAACAAAATTGTAGCTGTGACTCATATTGGATATGATGACAATCCTGAAGTGGATAATGATCTAGCATTGGCTGCTCATGTTGATGGAATTGATGTCATTATTGGTGGACATAGTCATACAAAACTAGATGCTCCTGTAATTATAGATAAGGATGAAAAGGGAGTAGCGAAGGACAAAACAATTATCGTTCAAGCATCTTCTCAAGGGGATTACCTAGGAACGCTAAATATAGAGTTTGATAAAAAGGGAAAAATTGTTGGACAAGACGGAAAGTTGATTGAGGTTGGAAAACTAGCAGAGGATCCTGAAGCTAAAACAATTCTTGGCAAATACAAACCAAGAGTGGATGAGATAGCTAAAACGGAGATAGGAGTGTCTACAGATGTAGTGTTAGAAAATCCTCGTACAAATGGTGATAATACAAAACCAAGTGTGCGTAAGAATGAAACAATATTAGGAAATCTTATTGCAGATGGTATGTTGGCAAAAGCTAAATCAATTAATCCTAAGGTTATCATGGCGTTCCAAAACGGTGGGGGGATTCGTTCAGAGATTGGAGTAGGTCCAATAACTGTTGGTGAAGTAATCACAGTTTTACCTTTCGGCAATACTTTATCAACAATGGAGATTACGGGTGCTGAATTAAAACAAGCATTTGAAACAAGTTTTGGTGTATACCCATTAGAAAATGGTGGCTTCTTACATGTTGCTGGAGCAAAAGTAGAATTTGATTCCTCTAAGCCAAAAGGGGAACGCGTAGTGTCAATTTCTTATGAAAAAGGTAAAGGCGAATATGTTGAAATTCAAGATAATGAGACTTACACAGTTGCAACTAACTACTTTACAGCACAAGGTGGAGACAATTACACAGTCTTCAAGAAACTCTACGATGCTGGTAAAGTAAATGACCTTGGCCTTTCCGATTGGGAAAACTTTAGAGATCATTTAAAATCTTTAGAAAAAATACCTACTAAAATTGAAGGACGAATTGTAGATGTTAAAGATCGAGTGAAAGAACCTATTGCTGCGGAAGATTTTTCAGGCACAGTAGAAACACCAAAGGTTTATGAAGGTGACGTTACCGTAATTGTTACAGATGCGGAGAAACTAGAAAATGCAGTCATTAAAGGCAATTTAATATTAATTGGTACTCCAAAAGAAACATTATCTATTTCAAACGTAAAGGTTACTGGAAATGTAGACCTCTCTGGGATAGAAGGGATAAATTTTGACTTAGAAGGTTTAACAGTAGACGGGGAAATGATTCTATAG